GAGAACAAAAGGTGGTTATAGTCTTAAAACTATTCATAACTAGGGTGAATTGCTCCAAATAAGAGttgtgttaattaattaacacatTTTTGATACTCCTAAACCTCATAAACAGTGGTGAAGCAGGGCAAGTCCAAGCACTATCATCatccctaaatctcatttcatCAAACCATCTACTTATAAATATCATCTCAAACATAAGTTACAACTAAGATAACATCTTAAATCCCATGAAATACGAAAATATTTCCACAGGTTATCAAAAAatactcaaatcaaacacttAAATGACTACAAAGAAAATGGAATGATGGAAATATTGAGATCACTCACGTATATCGTTTGCTTATCCGCGAGCCCTAGGGCACGAACCAATCCGAAGCACTGGTTCTCGGCTCCGGCGAAGCCATTCCCGATCACGACGGCTCTTCTTATGACATTAACGCCGCCCTCGAAGATCTCCGGCATCCCCACGGCGCCGCTCGGGGGCTCCGGCAATCTTATGGGTCTCATCGGAGACGAAAACCAATCAAAAACCAAGGCGAAATCGAGCAAATCGCATGAATTAGGGTTCCTTCCTCGTTCGACTCGCTCGGAGACGAAAACTGATCAAAAACCACCACGAAATCGACCAAATAGCATGGATTAGGATCTCTTCCTCGTTCGATTCGATCAGGGGCGAAAACCAATCAAAAACCACTGCGGAATCGAGCAAATCGAATGAATGAACTAGGGCTTCTTCCTCGTTTAATTTGATTCTTACATTGACACAGCCAAATTACTACTCCGTTGCGAGGATTcgtcacggagattcggagcAATTCGTAGAGATTAGGATGGAGAAGAGAGGGTTCCACAGTGTTCGCGAGGGGAAATTTGCGCCCTTGCGTGGCGCCTACTCTTCTGTTATAAGAGAATGGTTATAAGTTGGAAAAAGTTCtataaaattgtttttttttttatttttttacttttttaatttttatttatctttttatattaactttaaaaaaaataaattaaaaaggttgttaaatttattaataattatgtaaaattttaattaataatttgcatatgttttctactgtaattttaaaaaataaaaaatgtaaatattttttttttttttttttgagaaaaggtagcatgctacccgcttcattcattcgggaggtgaattaagctacatgggtgaggcaacaaggcCTNataaaatcaaaattttgaaagattggatagccaACTCAAAATGATCCGAAATTCAGATTAGTTCTCGATGGTtttaccataaaaaaaaatgtgaatatATTGTTTGAAACATCTACCTAACCTTTTATTcattccatttgaaccattagataaaatttttggTAGCAAATTCTAATACTTCACTTATCTTACAGTACTTACCATCTCATATGATTTGTTGGAGAACCATTTAATTTGAATGAACAATGCTTCCAAATTTTGTAACAAAGAAAAAAACCGTCGAAtagttaaaattaaacaaattgcaATGGtagatagaaaaaattttaattttaaaaatttcgtaGTTGTTCCAAAATGAGTCCGATATGCTACGCATATTTTTACCCAATATATCTTGCTAAAAGGGTCCTAAAATATTCCTTTCTAGTACTCttcctttgtactactttttataaatatttgtaaatttatgttttctttttatttaggATTATGTCGATGGCCTCTGATTTGAGCTCAGAAGCAGTAGTCCCAAGATCGGTTCCGGTTCGCGTCGCCCACGAGCTCCTCCAAGCAGGGCATCGATATCTCGATGTCAGGTATAATGTAATTAGTTTCAACAATTTAATCAAAacttaccgactgtccctagcgcaagtggcaaaaggtttgatggttggtacctgaggtctcaagttcgaattctagttgattcacatttctagctaagtttatttctaaattgaataaataaagcgggtagtatactacctatctctgaaaaaaaaataataatgaaaacttATTAACTTTGATAGGAATTGCGTCATGTGTCAACTTGTGATGCAATTGGAATCTAtgcttctaaaatattttttttttttttttttgagaaaatgtagcatgctacccgcttcattcattcgggaggtgaattaagctacatgggtgaggcaacaaggcCTCTAGGCAAACGGAGACAAAAAGGAAAAGACAGGGAAATAGGTGTTGTGAGTAAAGTACAGTCGATGCCTCTATACGGTCTACGAGTTCTAACTACAGATCTACCGATCTACAGATCAGTACTACTCCACTGAGCTAACAGGTGTTTGATCTTATGAGTACCACGGATCGGATCCGCCTGGGCCTTCGCAAAAATGACACCATTCCTAGTCTCCCAAATCACCCACCAACAAGCTATGATACCGGTTAGGTCGTTATCCGAGCCCCTCCGCCCTTTCCATAAATCCCACATCCGGTGTACGTCAGCTCCCAAATCTTCTGGATGGACTTCCTCCAGTGACATAACCAAGAGGAATCTGAAGAACGCGCATTGTGTAAAGAGATGATCAAACGTTTCTGGCTCCGATCCGCAAAGCACACAGCTCGTATTCCCGGTCCATCCTCTTTTTAACAGGTTGTCAATGGTGGGTATCTTTTTCTTGAGCGTGAGCCAACAGAAGACCTTCACTTTAAGGGGGATACAGAGTCTCCAGATGTCAAAAGTCCTGTTATCCCTTGTTCCGCCGTTGCTTAACATAGTATAGGTCGATTTCACAGTAAAACGGCCGTGAGATGTCCACCGCCAATACACGCTGTCCGTTCCTTGTCCGGTTCTGGAGGTGGAGATCCTTTCCTTTAGTGTCGCGATGCTTTGGTGAATTCCGTGGTCTGAAGTGTTGACGCCACGTAGAATCTTGTTCTAGCACCATTCAGTATCGTTGGAGCATTTGCTAATTAACAAGGTTTTATGAGTCAGGAGGGAGGATAGCTTGGGAAAGGATGACAGAAGAGTGGTTTCCTCACACCATCGGTCGGCCCAAAAATCAATACTTTTTCCATTACCCAAAATGTAGGAAACTCCCCATTTTCTGCCCTAGTACTCCCTTCCACCAGAAAGAGGAAGGTCTGAAGCTCCGCCCCTCCTTCAACGGTCTTCTCCTTCGGTAAAACAACACATGTATTAACTTGTTCCACTGAAGGTTGGGCGCCGTAtggaatttccaccaccatttaacCAGGAGTGCTTGGTTCATTGTAGCTATATCGAGAATGCCTAACCCACCTTCCTCCCTACTCCGGCAGACACTCTTCCAAGCCACAAGGCAACCCTTTCCAGGCGAACTGACAccacctctccaaaagaaatcCCGCCGAAGAGCCTCAATTCGCTTAACGACCCATTTGGGTGTCTGGAACACAGTGAGGAAATGAATGGGTAGGTTAGTAAGAACAGCGTTAACCAGAATGAGTCTACCCCCCCGCGACAGTAGCTTCGCTTGCCATCCATCAATTCGGCTTTGGACCCTGCCGATGATTCCTCTCCAAGCCTCTTTGGAAGGGGGTCTGGTCGTCAGTGGCAACCCCAAGTATTTGGTAGGTAAGGTACCGAGTTTGCATCCGAGTATTTGCGCTAACCTGTTCGCTTTACCTTCCACCGATCCCAAGTAAAAAATTTCAGTCTTGTCTTTGTTGATCCTCATTCCAGAAGCCCATTCGAAAAGTTGCCAGAGAAAAAGGAGGTTTCTCATGAATCTCTTATTCGCCTCACAGAAGAAGAAGGTATCATCTGCAAATTGGATAATGTGGATGCTTACATGTGTcgattaccaaaaaaaaatggataggatttttcaaaatagttataaattaatcaccaataataagacatataatattttttataaaaaaattcttatttggTTTTTTATGCTGTAAATTATTGGAATCGTCTAATTTTGACACATTCTTAATTATGTcgactaaaattaaaaatatctacATTTGCTATCcaaatattcaatttattacAATTGATTATTCTACTTAagcttttttattaaattattaattttttatatgacATAGTTTAGATTATGATTTGTAATTTTGTAAAAGCTTTAGATAGCAATTtgttactttttttaatttaacccGACAAAAATTTAGTGACACCATTTAGAATATctgataaattttgttttaaaatataattagattattgtagataataaattaaaaaaaaaaagaaatggtggTGAATTAcgatagtatttttttttaaaaaaaaacttttaaataaaacaaagtgGATACGGTAATGAGTTTTGCGACTACTCGAATCCGATTCGTTTTCACCTCCAAAACGAAGCATTCTCTCtacttataaaaattaaaaagtgtcacttctagagagagagagagagagctcgaggggaagggggagagagagaggaggacgaagacgacgacAATGGCgaagagcggcggcggcgccgtacGATGCCAGAGGATCGGGTGCGACGCTATGTTCACGGACGACGACAACGTCGAGGGATCATGCCGATACCACGATTCCGTAAGcaaaaaaccctaatttcgaCGACTTTCCCCTCTCTTCGCTTGCCCGATCTGCGCCATTATCCGCCGATTCCTAGAATCGATCGGAAGTAGGTGTTAAGTACTCGTGATTCGATGAGGATTGAGATGGGAGTTGCTTAATTTGGGTTGTTTTGACGAATTGAGACTTGTGAATTGATTATTTGATGCAAAAGGCGGCATTTTTTCAGGTTTTTTTGCGTGTTGTTTGATTCGGTTTGATTAGATCGATACAGTGAGCTGGTCGAGGGTTTAAGCTTTCAAGTTATTCTGATTCACTAGTAGTGCttcttgtctctctctctcccttccgaTTCTTTGAATGAATTCATCAGTGGGAATTCACTTATTTGATCGGATGAGGATGAGATaggagtttttttaaaattcgaaatttTTTGACAAAGTAATTTGTGAagtgatctttttttttattcaaagcGTAGTAAATGTCTCAGCTTTTGACGTTTGGCATTGATATAATTTGATTTAGCCACCGAGCTACTGTAGATTGGAGTTTCTATGCAGATTTTTGAATATGGGAATTAAGTTGTGCATAATCTTCGGAAAATAATCTTCATCAAATAGTATCAAATGGCTTTTACTCTCAGAGAGGATTAATAGGAGGGGAGTAGCATCGATTCAGTGACTAGAAGGCGAGATTTAGTATTCAGTAAAATGCTTACTCGGCCTAGTGAACTTATACAGTaagaagtaaaaagaaaaaaaaaaaaatcatcacatGTGATACAAGTTCTCAACTTTGGCGAGTTCTTCCAATTGTTTAATACTTTGATATAATGGTTTCTTCTTTGGATGCTCTGTTGCTTTTACCAATCTAAGTTAGTAAATTGCCAATAGTCGTGTCATTTGCTTGAGAATTTGTTGCCAGCGAGGATTTTTTTCCTTGTGGTTGAATtttttgagtttaatttttgtttcatgTCATGTATAACGTCAATTTCCTTAATACAAAATTTTCGTACTTGTTTCTAATGTTTTGGCAACTTCCTTTTCTTTCCAGGGAGTAAGTGAAACCTCGCAACTCTAAATTAATCTTTTGTTGGAATTTACCCGCATGGGAGCTAATGTAAGTGCAATAAAAACCTTTCCAGCCTATATTTCATGATGGTATGAAGGAATGGAGCTGTTGCAAGCAAAGAAGTCATgattttagcttatttttagcTATTCCTGGGTAAGATCattgcttctctctctttcataaGCATGTGTATGTGCTTTCTCGTTTGCACCAACCAAATAAGAACTTGAAGATTTTGTGTTGAGAATATTCTGTGACATGTCGCATTGGTACTAATCCTATGGACTTGGATTTCTCTATGCGACACTTAACTATTCTGTCATTTGACTAAGCTTTGATCAGCTTGGTCGCAAGCCTACTACTGTAGTCTGTCTATACAGTGTTACGTGTTATCTAAGATGATTGAATGCTAAAGAAACAATTGTGACCTAGAATGATTAATTAACAGAATATTACATACAAGAATTCACTCAAAATATCCAAGATAGGCTTCTCTTTAGTACCAAATAACtaattctttttgtttcttcacTAAAGATGCAAGACAGGCAAACATACTACTGAGAAACCAGTTACCAAAGCTGTCTCTGCAAACCCTCGAAAGCCGGTTCCAGTTCCATCTGCCACTCAAAACATTAAAAGTGATGACTCTTGTTCAAGATGTCGCCAAGGCTTTTTCTGCTCTGATCATGGTATGTGGTGGTTTCAAAGTTTTTGCTTTGAAATGATTTTGACTTGAATTTGGCATATGTCGCGAGAATTAAAAGGAACTGGAAAGAATGTTTGGTAATTTGATTAGTGAATCACAAtcttgtaactttttttttcaggatCACAGGGAAAGCCATCAAAGCCAGCCACAGCAAATGCCCCCAAAGAAGAAACTGTTGTTAAGGATCCTGCTCCTACTAAGAAGATAGTCAATCTGAATGAGCCGCGCACATGCAAAAATAAAGGATGCGGAAAAACCTATAAGGAGAAGGATAATCATGAAACCGCTTGTGAGTACCATCCAGGACCTGCAGTTTTCCATGACAGGATGAGGGGGGTgggtccttttctttttccctatTTGTCTACATTTAtgaaaatctttaattttaggCTATGGTGCCGAAAACCACCCTGAAAAAACAACtctgaaaattttatgatttgcaTTTTGCTTCTCAAAAGTTGAAGCCTATGTATATGTTCAGAGTTTAGAATAAATAACACCTAACCCCTTTCTTCATGTTTTTGTCAAATTACTTCTAGAAAGTATTAAACTCTGACAAAACATTCAATAAGGGAAACAATAGGTATTTCAGATCATATTTTAAAGGTTTTCTAACAGTTCCTGGACAGAACATGCAACAGAAGCTggtaaaatactaaaaaatctGAATTCTAAGGGAGTTAAATGTATGTTTTGCTCACAGTTACAAAGTGCAAATATGTGATACATTTATGGAGATATGTGCAAGTTTTCCTTAGTTTGAATAATGGTTAATCCTTTCTAATATGATTTTGGACAGTGGAAATGCTGTGACATTCATGTGAAGGAGTTTGATGAGTTCATGGAGATACCTCCATGCACAAAGGGATGGCACAACGCAGACGCAGCGTGAGTCGCGGCTATCAAACCAATTGTTCGCGTAAACCTTTTGTAGTACTAGTGGGCATTCTGCTTCTAACACTAGTGGCATCTGCTCTATTATTCTAGTCGCTCGGAAGTGTTATTAATCTCTTGTCAAGGGGACTATGTAATCTGTTGTTATCTAtaatttttgattaaatagTTGCCATTGTCCAATGTGAAGCTTGATGTGTTGTGGATCTAGTATAAAACAGTCACTAACTTACAAGAGTTTGTAATCTGATATTTAGTCCTATTTTAACTTAAATCTAAGAATGTTTGCATAGGAGAGGTAATGTAGTTGGTTTGGTTTTGAACTTATGATATTTAGTCCTATTTTAACTCTCCTCTATCTTCATCCTTTGTACTAAACTGCAAGCCATATTGCATGAGAAAGATCACAATGTTGGGCCCTGTTCTAATCAATTGAAATTGTCTTTTTTGTACCAAAACTGAggctaatttttattttctgataaAACTGGAATTCGAGCTCCTGATCTtctgagcagcagcagcaactgtTGAGTAATAAACCACTGATTACACTGGATTTTAAACAAATACAGTTTATAACTATCTACAAATAAGGATCATCTTTTTCAAAACACCTCCAATATCCGCAGAGAGACACATAATTACATACATGTAAGCATAAGTAGGATCCACGCATTACATTTTCTTACAAACACAAAACACTCCCCTACCTACCCAACTTCACCATCATAGATTGCTtaacaacaacaagaagaacTACAACATGGAATTACTATTACACATGTAATTGATACTCCCAATCCAACTCTCCCAAATCAGGGTATTCCGATGATGGGTATGAAGGGAAATAAGTAAATAAGCGGAATCCCCAACCCATAGGGGGGCGCCTCATTACCAGATCTCGGCAACCCACCCGTACTCGGCGCCGAATTCTTCGGGGGCGGAGGTCTCGGCGAGGCCTTCTCGGCGCCGACTTTGTTGTCGAGCTCGATATTGAGGGGGCACTTGGACAAGTACGCGAGGGGCGAGGCGAGATCGTAGCCGTTGGATCCGCGACCGACGGCCACGATGCTCGCCGCCATGGACCGCTCGAAGGCATAGAGTTGCTCGCGGCCCCCGAGGAGACGAGCAAAGCATTGCGGGGTTAAAGTCGGCGACGATTTCGGGGTCGTTGCCGGAATCGATACAATGAAGTAGCCTTCGTTGTTTGTTACTGCGGGGAGCAGCTTCTTCATGTGGGCGCATTTAACAGCTACGACGACTCCTGTGGGTGGAGGTTAttagcaccaaaaaaaaaaaaaaaaaaaaaaaaaaaaaaagggttattgAGAAgcaaatttattgatttattggAATATAGAGATATGATACTTCTTATGacaaaatatttgtaattaatATTTGTATTTAGTTTGTAGAACTATTTGAAgaagtattaataattttaatgcttACATCCAATGAAACGGATTGTTTTAGCTTGGAAGCTCGGTTTAGTTTTCCGCAACTTCAGAAAGCCTAGACATTTTGTCCGTCGAACATCTCACTCTTGCTCTCTAGAGAAGCTACAAGCTCATTTTGACTTCCTACCATAATTAGAAGCTTTGGGTTTCGTGTTGCACTTGAAGTAGAAACTGTAATTTAGAGCTTTTATTTTGACAGGGTTATGAGGCGCACATATGGTTTCTACTTTTTTTCAAAGTAAAAAAGTTGTTCAGAAActagataaaaaaagaaaccaaagcTCTTCTTTTTGATTCAtagaagctcattttagcttcctACCGCAGCAAGAATCTCCACACTCTTGCCTGACAAACAAGCTTCTCAAAGTTGAGAAGCGTAAGCTTTAAGAAGTTAGGAAGAAGAAAACGAACCAGAGAGGTTATGGTGAGGAGTGCAATCAAGGCAAGTGACTGATCCCTTCAGCATCTGGCCCGCCGAGAAGCCGACATGAGTGAAAGctaggaggagaagaagaagaagaagaagatgcgaTTCAACTGCTAGAGGAGAAGAAGCCATGGAAAGTAGAAGATGAAGAAGCAAGCTACTTGTGTTTTGGCTAAGTGAACAGGGAGAGACTTCTTAGTATCATATATGCAGTAGTAAGTGGCAGTAGCAGGTGTAGAGCCAATGAATGGAGGGGGAAAAATGAGCACACAATAGTAGATGAGGAGGTACTACATTTGGCTTGTGTGgtagaagaagaaaagcaagCAGTTGCTTATCTTATTATGTTGATTTGTTTCTAAAAGCACTTAGAAGTGCTTTATTGTCCAGAACATATGCTTTACTTAGATAAGCAAAAGTTAGGGGCTAAACAGCTAAAATGCTGTCAATTAAACTTTTCATGTGGCGCAAAATTATGGTTTAGTACATTTTCACTTTGGTACTCTGTGGTTAAGAAGGTTGCAGTTAACTATCTTGTGATTTAACgtgtttttactttattatcttGTGGTTCAAAAGGTTACACTCAATTATTCTgtaatttacttttatttaactGTAGACACCTATCATTAAATATGCTACCTTTCtgtgcttttttaaaaaaatttacttttctaTTCTATTTGATGGcagatttttttgataaaataaaaataaatcacagGAGAGTTaagtttaatttgataaaaatgtacTAAACCGCAAGAGAGcaaaaataattagtatttttcttaaataatttttctcAATTAGTGTTTCTACAGAAGCTCCATTCAGGTCAAAGAGAAACTCACTATCTATTAAATGATAATGATTTTAGATATACATATTTATctcatgatatataataatcTAATTGCATGGCCCAACATGAGTAACTTTACTTCACAATGCCATATATTAGTTGGAATATTCACCTTAGCTTTGCTTTCACAGTTTTGCTTGTTGCTCCTGTATTAGGTTGGCCTTAAACAGAGCCAACTTTCAATGCCTCCCATTCTATCATACAAGCCCACATTTGCTTTGGTCCTCTTTTATTCTAACAGCCAACTAACAGCATTCAAATACTTGCTATTCTCATTTAAAGATTATCTATACCTATTCTATTAATCTCTAATACTTTTGCTGACGTGGCACAATATTCTTTgttttagattttctttttaataattcTCTCTCCTTTAATTCCCACCGCATTAGGCATCTCTTTGTCTCCCccaccccttcccctcccctctcctctcctctcctccccgGTATATAATTCATTAACGTTTCATAAATTAATGGTAATCTACATTAACGTTTCATCAATTAATGGCAAttataatcataattgattaTTGTACCATTTGTCTTTTCATAGCCACCATTTTATTCTTTCATTTTGCTAACTCGCGTAAAAGTTTGTAATTCATTGAATGATTGAGATCGAACTTTCAGATGAATCGCTTACATcttgtgaaagaaaaaaaaagtcttttttatgaattcactcttttttttatatatataccttttGGCTTTTCTATTTTGGGTGTTAATTTGATAGGGTTTATATGATTTGCAGGATTGAGTTGAGAAGCTTGGATCCTTTCCTTCTCCTGGATGAGTTTGAAGGTATTTTTGTTTCTCGAAAAGATgtgaaaaccttttttttttttccgatttggataaaaaatttagaatttttatcattaaattctttcaaattttgCTTGATTTTGCTCAActgttccttttcttttaagatggttttttttttcactcgaATTACAATTTGTTTTGTTGCAGTTTCTCCTCCCGCTGGGTTTCCTGATCACCCTCAATGATCTTATGTTATAGGGTATTTGCTTCTGCTCAGGTGTTGTTGtgtttaattatgttttttttttttctagatttgaGACTGTTACATGCATGCTAGAGGTAACTCAAGTTATACATCTCTGTTATAATTTAGATTGGTTTATAGTAAATGCTTATGAACTGTTCACTGAATTGCTTCTGTGGGGTTTTAGGGCTCATTCACTCATCAAGATTTCGCCGGGCATAAGGGCACAATTGGGCCCGAAGATCTGCAGGTTTGgctttgttttggtttttttttttaatattaaaaaggaTTGATAAAAATGTTTATTGAGAGATCCTCTATAGGCCATTTGAAATAGGCCctcaattttatttaattttcaattaacaCTCGCTTGAACTTATAACAATTCTTTTTATTTGACTTGTTATGTAaaatcaaattgtaaattttgtatttatcctttcttataatcttattatttttttgactaaactattgagtttaattatataaattgttgAGTTAATAAGTATGAAAAGAtcatttttaatagttttttacCAATTTTTGCAAATcatttaaactaatattatttattttatactatctacccaccgcatcgcgcgggtaactACACTAGTAGTATTATGAAGATTCCTTGAGAGTTCCTCTTTAATACCTCATTAGGAGACTAATATATCTATCTTCAATTTCTTCTAAGTGATAAGTTTAAGCTGATTTTTAAGTGCAGTATACTTGGAGTCcgactatggtgcttttaaaagcaggAAGCATttagtacttgtaaatttttcacCGTTTGATCTGTCTTTTTGACCATTTCacttgttagattatactattcaaccaaccacccactcaatcctaggggaccatTATCTCTTAATTTAAGGaccaaaaacttacaagtagcaatgacttgatacttttaaaaatatagaagctcaattcgTGTACTTATAGAAAGATACTTTTGATAAAGATATTTTTGGAGAATCTTTATGTTGCCCTTTCTTAATAGCATCTGGACCAACATCTGCGGCGAATTTTTGAACCCTTGGTGTGGTTTCTGATATCTTCTTTAGTGTTTAGTCATCAAAGATGTTGAACTCAACCACTACATCTGTGTGTGGATAGCTACTTTTTCCCCAGGGTGCAACACATCAATGAGAGCTCCTTGAAGCATTTATGATCTTGTGCCGAAAATAGGAGAATCGACAACCAAACCAAGTAGTTGAGGGTCTTCAATGTGAAACAtcgaaaaaatttgatggtCCTGGAAATTCCTgagccttttctttttctatctttGTTGAAAATCTCACTCTGTTTGGAAACATTAGTTGGTTGTTCAATTTTCCCTTTAAGGTCTCTTTTAAGATATCTACTTTTCTTATTGGATGTTTAAATATAGCATTACAAGTATCCACTTTGCTTTAAGACCTATTTTTAGATGTTAGCTGCAAAACTTGTGTCCGAGTATCCAAGCTTTTACCTTATTTTAAAGGATTACTTATCCCACTCCAGAGAGAGCTACATGTGGTATATTTCACTAATCTTGTTTGATTCTTGTAAGAGAACTAATGGTGCTTAATGAATTACCCCAAAGCTGATTTTATACTAAagagttaaattaaaaaaaaaaaaaaatcgcatgtAATGGGGAGAAAGTGCGTGGCACATTACGTTCTGTTCTGCCCCGTCTGTATTAGTTcgaaaagagggaaaaaaaattattcatcgTTATTTTAAATTCGTGCATTATAttatatctaattaataatcgATTAAACCTTTTTGTTATAGAGAAGAGAAAAGTTGTGGGAGCAAATTGACtcgatttaatttttaattaatcattGTATTTCAGTTTCTCTGTGGATCCCTTTGTGAAGCTTCCCTAGACATTTTTCAAACAATAACATGGCTTTTTAACAGATTCAACTACCTATGATGTACAAGAACAATTGTTTGACCTATCACCAGATGACTTAGA
This DNA window, taken from Ananas comosus cultivar F153 linkage group 21, ASM154086v1, whole genome shotgun sequence, encodes the following:
- the LOC109726719 gene encoding cysteine and histidine-rich domain-containing protein RAR1 isoform X3 produces the protein MAKSGGGAVRCQRIGCDAMFTDDDNVEGSCRYHDSGPIFHDGMKEWSCCKQRSHDFSLFLAIPGCKTGKHTTEKPVTKAVSANPRKPVPVPSATQNIKSDDSCSRCRQGFFCSDHGSQGKPSKPATANAPKEETVVKDPAPTKKIVNLNEPRTCKNKGCGKTYKEKDNHETALEML
- the LOC109726720 gene encoding uncharacterized protein LOC109726720; translated protein: MASSPLAVESHLLLLLLLLLAFTHVGFSAGQMLKGSVTCLDCTPHHNLSGVVVAVKCAHMKKLLPAVTNNEGYFIVSIPATTPKSSPTLTPQCFARLLGGREQLYAFERSMAASIVAVGRGSNGYDLASPLAYLSKCPLNIELDNKVGAEKASPRPPPPKNSAPSTGGLPRSGNEAPPYGLGIPLIYLFPFIPIIGIP
- the LOC109726719 gene encoding cysteine and histidine-rich domain-containing protein RAR1 isoform X2, which codes for MAKSGGGAVRCQRIGCDAMFTDDDNVEGSCRYHDSPIFHDGMKEWSCCKQRSHDFSLFLAIPGCKTGKHTTEKPVTKAVSANPRKPVPVPSATQNIKSDDSCSRCRQGFFCSDHGSQGKPSKPATANAPKEETVVKDPAPTKKIVNLNEPRTCKNKGCGKTYKEKDNHETACEYHPGPAVFHDRMRGWKCCDIHVKEFDEFMEIPPCTKGWHNADAA
- the LOC109726719 gene encoding cysteine and histidine-rich domain-containing protein RAR1 isoform X1, translated to MAKSGGGAVRCQRIGCDAMFTDDDNVEGSCRYHDSGPIFHDGMKEWSCCKQRSHDFSLFLAIPGCKTGKHTTEKPVTKAVSANPRKPVPVPSATQNIKSDDSCSRCRQGFFCSDHGSQGKPSKPATANAPKEETVVKDPAPTKKIVNLNEPRTCKNKGCGKTYKEKDNHETACEYHPGPAVFHDRMRGWKCCDIHVKEFDEFMEIPPCTKGWHNADAA